Genomic segment of Mucilaginibacter sabulilitoris:
TGCAGCGGCATCTGGCTTCGGAAAACATCCCAGCCGCTAAATATGGTTCTTTTGGTAAAATGATCTGCCGTGTGTGCTTTCAGATCGCCACCGGGATATTTTCCGTCTACATCCTGAAATGTGCGCGGATCGATCATGGTATGATACAGGGCGGTGTAAAAATTATACTTTTCTTCGGTTGAGCCGCCTGTTACCTGTATTTTGGAGAGCGCCTTGTTCCACAGGCTCCGGGCTTGTTGATGAACCTTGTCAAAATCAAAATCCTTTATTTCAGTTTCCAGGTTATTCCTGGCCCCTTCAATACTGTTGTAGGAGATGCCGGCCTTTAATATTACCTGTTCATTAGCCTTGGTAGCAAAATCGGTATAAAAACCCAAATGCTTGCCTAACTTTTCATTTGTTCCCGGCAATATAGCCGCATGTGCTATGATATTCTGATATTTTGCGCTTTCAATATCCTGCAATTTACGACCCTGCCCTTCTGGTATGTTCGCGCTCCACACGCCATAGTCTTTTAAAGGTTTGTTAAACCGGGCATAAAAGTAAACGGTATAAAAAGATTTTCCATCGCCGTTGCCCCAGCCCCCGCCTTCGGGTGTACATTTTATCCAGCCTTGAATGGTGTGTTCGTCAACTATCTTAACATATTGAGCAACCGATGTGCCGCCAACGCGACGGGCCAGATCTATCTGAATTCTTGAACCGCTGTTTTCCGGAAAGGTAAACCTCATGATACCGCAGTGAGGCGCGGCTGTAAGCTCCGCTTTAATTTTGTTATCAGTAAGATTAACAGAATAATAGCCAGCGGAAGCTTTCTCGCTTTGCTTGTCATAATAAGAACGATAGCCGTCATGATCTCCTTCTTTGCCCGCGCTGGTTTGCAATGTACCGGCAGTTGGCATCACTAAAAAATTACCCAGATCTCCATACCAGCCCACACCACTCATTTGGTTTAATGCAAAGCCCTCAATGGTTTTGTGCTCATAGCTATAACCAGACCCATTATCACCTCCGGTTATCGTATTGGGGCTCACCTGCACCATTCCAAAGGGCACCGCAGCACCCGGAAAAGTTTTACCAAGACCAGCCGGATTACCCGCCAAATGCATATTGGTACTGGCGCCAATAAACGGGTTCACATAATCAGCTAATTGCTTTTGTTGTGCAAATACGTTTGCACCGGCAAATAAGCTTATACTGATGAAGGTGATTTTAAGAATAGTACTATTTCTGAGCATTGTTGATCTTCTAAAATTACTAAATCGATTTACTGGATAAATATATAAATGTTTAGGGTATTCGCCAACAGATAAATATCCCTTAACCACACCAACAAACATAGATTAAAATATGATATTGAATAGATTATTTATGGAAATAATAGGAAATTTATTATTTAAAATTACCGCTTCTATTTCCGTACAATAAGTACGTCAATTTTTTTACAATGGCTACAGGTTTAGTTTGCTTGTTTAACAGCCGTTCCCCAGGTGTAGATCCGTTTAATACCGGGATTTTTTTTCAGGTTGGCCACCGTCTGACCGGTAATTTTGGTTTCATTT
This window contains:
- a CDS encoding GH92 family glycosyl hydrolase, whose product is MLRNSTILKITFISISLFAGANVFAQQKQLADYVNPFIGASTNMHLAGNPAGLGKTFPGAAVPFGMVQVSPNTITGGDNGSGYSYEHKTIEGFALNQMSGVGWYGDLGNFLVMPTAGTLQTSAGKEGDHDGYRSYYDKQSEKASAGYYSVNLTDNKIKAELTAAPHCGIMRFTFPENSGSRIQIDLARRVGGTSVAQYVKIVDEHTIQGWIKCTPEGGGWGNGDGKSFYTVYFYARFNKPLKDYGVWSANIPEGQGRKLQDIESAKYQNIIAHAAILPGTNEKLGKHLGFYTDFATKANEQVILKAGISYNSIEGARNNLETEIKDFDFDKVHQQARSLWNKALSKIQVTGGSTEEKYNFYTALYHTMIDPRTFQDVDGKYPGGDLKAHTADHFTKRTIFSGWDVFRSQMPLQTLINPGLVNDLINSQITLATENGSQYFDRWELLNAYSGCMIGNPSISVIADAYKKGIKGYDIDKAYQYSLNTAAKYGNGDRGFSTGGSSISGTLEYAYFDWCIAQLAKATGKTDDAAKYSARALAYQNVFDKDKGWFRPKMDNGQWEKWPAEGRLQQGYGTVESNPYQQGWFVPQDVPGLAKLLGGNQKAIADLTDFFEKAPSNLLWNNYYNHANEPVHHVPFLFNRLGAPWLTQKWTRIICQRAYHNKVEGLVGNEDVGQMSAWYVLAASGIAQVCPGDMRFEITSPVFNRTKINLDPKYAKGKAFTIVAKNNSPANVYIQSATLNGRPYHRCYLDYTAISSGATLELVMGPKPNKAWGK